The region CATTCTCTGGGAACTGCTCCGTGTTATACTGCGCGCACCGCATTGGACAGGGCAAGGTAAAGGCTGACTATCGGGTTGTAAGATGCAAGCTAGCAAGCTGCGCAGGAAAGTGGACAAAAAATTAGCCACAGTGGAGTGTGGTACAGACGAAGTCTGGGGTCTCCGAACTCCTTGCATTGTAGAAGCTGCATTAACTCCATCTCTGACGGGGAGTCCGGAGGGGTTCGAGGAGAGTAATGTCTTACTGTAAATCTAACGGGCACAGGAACGAGCACAACAGCACATACCACATGGCTATGGGGAACTTGATGAGTGGCCCAAAGTTGTGTCTTGCTGCAAGGGATGTCGGATGGTTGCCATTTTTGGGCGCTAGTTGCACGCCATGTCCCTTTTCACACACCACATGGCTGCTCCGACGCCGGTCGAACTGGACCTTCACCTGAGGAAGAGATATTATCGTGGGCTCTTGTGCCGATAGGCTGCTGTTCTGGGATGCACCCAGGGTCCTCCGCCAACACCCTTGCTCGACCCATTCCCTGGAACCTAACGAAGCCGCGTTGATGCCAAAAAGGGGAACAGGATCGACGCTAATTAGCTGTTGTCAATCGCTGTGCAATAATTGGATGGGCGAAGCACAGAGCTAAATGATTGCCTTCATTcagcttgacttgacacaGTTGTGGACGGCCGTCGTATCGAGGCACAAATTTGGCTTCTCGAGGGTTGACTAAAGGTATCTTTCGACGAAGTCGCTGTGAAAGATGCTAGAGCGATGTGACCCAAGAAAATAGCCGACAGTCCGTGTATCGTGTTGGTGCCGTTGCAGCTTCCAAACTGTTGGCTGGACAGGGAACCATCgttttggatgttggcaTACTCGCCAGTGAGGATACAACGGGCGGGGTTGTTATCTCTTAAAAACCATCCAAATTGTACTGAGCAGTGTCACGAGGAGGCTGGGAATTTGCTTCTCAACAAGAGGATCCAACGAACTGACTCCAAGCGCCTAAATTATGAGAAATTGTACACTAAAAGCTGCCATCTAGTCATATGCCCCCAAATCCACTGCACGCTATGAAGCAAGTATTAAATGTGACTAAAGATACTGTCGTTCATATTCCCTCCTTCCCACCAGCGCGTATCCCGACTGCTGCCAATACTTGGCCGAGGGTCATGATATACAAGGTCTGTCATACTATCAAATTGAGAAGGATCCGCATATAACCATGGAGTCGTGTTGAAAGTAAGGCTATCGGCCTGCTCGGCTGATAGTTCATTAAAGACGGTTTCCCTTGTAGAGCTTGGCGACGAATTGACGGTCCCCTTGAAGGGCAGTGTTGGCGCGTCTTGACCACCGTCAGCTGTATTGACTGTGATTTCAGGCGACGTTGCCACGATGATATCGAGTGTAGtggcctcatcttcatcttcgcgAGCGACAGTAAGAGCTAGAGATGGGTCCAACAATCCAGTATGCGAAAACTCGCGCGAGTCAGCCGTACAATTAAATTGCAAAATATTCCACATTAAGGGTACACTGAGGTAAATCCTGGATGGCATCCAATCTTCTACATCATTTGATTCGGAGCCAGCGGCTATCCGAGTCATTTTATCTAGATTCCGGTCCTGGTGTGATGATTAGACTCAGCTTCAGTGAAACTCCGTGCGAGTAAGGAGAAATACATACCAATGCCCGACAAGCCGGGGAAAAGGGAATGAAACCTTTCAAAAACCTCCTACACTTTGCGAAATCTGCGTTGGATTTGTGTTTTAACTTGGCAGCGGCTGCGCAACAGTAGTAAAGGTGCACTgtggctgcaatggctgcgATATGCCCAAAAAATGGATCAGTCAGATGTACCTGCTTATCCAACACCATATCGATCATGCGGACAATCCAGGTAGAGTGAATGAGAGCCAGCTCCGAAGATCTCCTCCAGAATGTATTGGGAATAGCCAGGTTTGGATTGTGTTGTGCTCCGACGATGTAGAGAAATGGATGATTGAGAACCGTGGGAATGGCATGGTATGTGAATTGTTCCTTGAGCCACGTTGCCCAGTAGTCGCGGTTCATCTTTAGATCCTCCATCTTTCGCTCATAAAATTTGACAGAGTCATACCTATGACACATAGGAATTCTGTTCTCGGCCTCCATGAAATCGGATAACACGGTAGCATACATGGAGTCCCTTCTCCAAGGTTCTCGAAATATACCTTGAGCACAGTCGGATACGTATTTGCGCACCCGACTCCACACCCATCCCAAATGAACGCTAGTGTTCCAAATTCCGGGTTCACTCGGTATTGTATGACCAAGGTCGTCGATGGGTAGAGGGGGGACTTTTGGGTCTGGCTCCATGGGATGCCGGTGGTCAGCACTGTTGGAGCCATATGATTGCCGCCATATTTCTGTTGGAGCACTGAGCACTCCGGTCTGGCGACCATGATATTGGTCCAGGACCTGCAGACTCCAAAAGACTCTCTTTTTGCGCTGTGACGTAATATCATCCATGGTATAACCGGCGTCAATATCCAGCATGGCAGAGCGGCAAAGCTGAAGGGCTAACCCCAGGTGAAACTGACCCAGGTGCACATTTCCATCTACACCAAGACAAATTAGCAATAGACGGGGTTTGCATTGACCGGGGGCTTCATCCTACCTATGAATGATGAATATGAGAGAAGGCAAAGACTCTCTATTGTAGGCAGGCCAACGGAGCCATTTGCTATGCGTATCATGATCATACTTCTCGCATTATCGCCATAGACCTGCAACTCGTCACCCTTTCGAGAAAAGCGAGAAGTcacagccaagatgctgcaagCTAGCTCGTCAGTAAGGGAACTGATGTCTCTGACCTCATCTCGCTCAAAGCACCAAATAGGCTGTCGATGGCAAAACTCGAAGTAGAGTCGGATTCCTAGAGCAATGTCGGAATGGCCGGGCCGGAGTTGCGATACCTCGTTTGCGAACGGGTTTGGCAAAGGCTGCTGGCTGCTAAAGGGAAACGCATTCTGGTTCTCGCGGGCTGGCGGGGTTGCTGAATGTGACTTTTCGGAAAAGTTGGAAACATCGTCGGAGGCTTGTTCTTGGCTAGAAGACTGGCTTGGCCTTTGGGAACCTGGTCAGAAGGTCTGAAAGTGATATTATGGGCGTCGTCTGTACAACCTCCCGGTTAAGAGGAGATCTAATTTCTCTTCCAGGTGTGCCAATCTCTCCTCCTGTagacaaaaaagcaaaatgTCAGAGCTGCTTTCCAAGTATCTCTTAGAGGACGGTCATGCCATGACATACCGATCGGCCACTTCGAGAGGCCTTCACTACCGGCGGATAAGAGCAGGGCTGCTTGAGGCGAACACAGCTCGAACAGGCCGGCTTCTCGGCAGGGCATCGGGTTTTCTTTCGCCTGTTGCTCACAGAGTCAGTCATGGATGGACGGATACGTTGGAGGCTGGAGTCGCAGAAGCGACAGACCTGCATGTGAGGCAGGCATGATGTGATCTCCGTCTTCCACGAGATGCAGTTCCAAATGTCTCTTCTGGTGGTGTCATTATGTTTGCCAAACAAACCTTGGCTTGCCGACCACGACACCGGAAAAAAGTGAGTTGAGATGGACTCCCAACTCGACACGACGATTGATCAGTGAAAAGataaccagaccaccacaTCAATATGCCGTGGCTTATCGCCACGCTCTTTTATGGGGGGGTAAACAGTGAACACTCTTGGAGTGAATACGTATTTGGCGTGTCTCAGTCAGGTTAAATGTGCGGGGGTGAGATACCAAGCCTAGAACGTTGGGCCGATAAAGGAGGCGCCACTTTGACCTGCGAGAAACCACGAGATGGTAAAGTTTGGACACCAATTCATTCACTGAATTGTCAATCCCTgtcaccagacttgttctGCCGCCAGGTCCGGGGCATGCTTTGGCCTGATGTGTGCATGTTGTGTTGGACTACGCACGCACATCACCATGACATTCATTATCAGGGCGCCGCTCGGCAACAGGTGCAGCAACGACGAGGGAGGGGGCGTGTGAATAGTTCGACATCGAACCTGATGGATTCATGTTGACCCATTTGAACTTGGCGCTTGGCGTAGTCTTCCCTTACGTGTGCCGCTGAAGCCGTTTTTCTTACCAAACCCTCGACAGTTCGGGTTTCACAATGCATGGGAGAGGGAAGATTTAAAAAATTAgaaaaaaataataatactGTAATAATAAGTGAAAATTAATGAAGCGTCATACTGTATTAGGTGTTCGTATTGCAACATCCCGTACCCGGTTTATGTTAGGTAACAGTCATGCTCATGGTGACGCATTGATCGATCAGTCTCCAAGTGGTGTCTGGCGTGTTCGGACCAAATTGGCCGTTCTCGATTACTACCCTACCCTCCCCCCCCAAAATATAACTAACAATTTAACTTGCCAATTACGGTGGACGGCAACGCAAGACAAGCATTGATCGACAGATAAAAGTCAAGTTATTAGTTGCTCAAGATCTCGACGCCATCGCGGAGACAACGAATGATACCTGTCTATGCAACATTCTCTCTTCTCCCGCACCAAAAGATTTGTGATGGAAGGTCTTTTCGAAGCATATTTTGGCTAAGAGAATGACTTGTAGCAAATAAAATCAAGTCTTCATTAACGCTAAGTTAAAAATTACGACAAAAGAACACAAGCAAACATTCTGTCTAAGAGCTACCAGTCAGTCTATTACACCTCAACAGCCACCCGGTTGATTTTGCAGCAATCCACGGCTGAGCAGAAGTTGACATCTTTCTCTGCCGCTACCGCACTCTTGGGCAGCGTTTGACGTGCTGGCCATACCTCCTCTCCCACTTCCGTTTCCAGCTGGTGGTGCTCCGTCAACAGCTCTCGCACCAACTTTTGGAAGTACAACGGGcccttctccatcttgggaTGCATCTCGCCATTGATAAACACGCCAGTGTTGATATTTTTCTGCGCATTAGCGCAAAGAACCTTGTCCTCCGACATGATTCGCTTGTACATGTCATCAATAAGTTTGAAATCCTCATCACTTGAATTCTTGTTTCTGTAGACCTCATACTTCATAATCGCCTTGCCAGGGCTAAGAGGTACAAATCTCTGCATGAAGAAAAAGTGTGGTCTGTAAATGTCCGTGTTAGCCTTGAAAGCTTGTCAAACAGCGCGAGTATTTGGACAGACTTACGAAACGTTCATTGACGCATTGGGGAAAAAGTAAGTGCTGGCGACGTTGAGGCCACGTGCGATCTGCTCTGGCTTTGGGTTTCCAAAGTGTTGAATGTGACACCCCTTGGTCTCGACATAATACGAGTTTAGGTCTGCTATCGTCGGAATGTCGGGGTGTGTTGTCTTGCAATGATAACACTCGTTATAGTTATCGGCCAAAATCTTCCAGTTGTAATCtccctccatctcccagGAGTGGTCGAAGACGTAGTCGTCGAAGTTGTAATTATTAAATCGGGGTTGCTCGTCCACCCCGTCAAAATCTTGCTCCCAAGAGATTTCAGGGACTGCATTGGCGTCCATATTCACCCAGATAAATCCATTCTTGTCAACATGGACGTGAAGCGGAAACAACCCATTCTTAGACTTGTCGAAGTCCTCCATGTCTTGATATCCTGGTGCCTTTGCCAACTTTCCATTGAGACCGTAAGACCACCCATGATACTTGCAGGCCAATACACTGTTGTGACCGGTTTCCTTGGTCACAATTGGAAAGGCTCGATGCCTGCAGACATTATGGAAGGCATTGATGTTGTCTTGTCGATCCTTGGTAATAATAAACTGATATCCAGCCACATCATATCGCAACCAGTCACCCTGGTTGGCAAGTCTAATCTTGTGTGTAGTAAGCAACCACTTTTTGGAAAAGATTGCTCGTCGTTCAAGCTCATAAAGCTCTGGCGAAGTGTACCAACTGGCGGGTAAGGCGCGAATGGGGTTTTTACCCTCTTCAAGCTCATCCACTGTCGAATTACCCCCGAAGCCAAAGTAGCCTTTCAAGAAGGATGGTGCCATTTCAAGTTAAGAAGGGTATGAAAAGCAAAAGATGTCAAGGTATTAATAGATAGGCGTGATCTAAATTTGACAAAGCCTTATCGCTGTAAGGGAGGATACATGGAAAACTGAACGGCGGCATCTTGGCCAGCTTGATATAAGAAATTCTATTGTCTTTAACACACCAACGCCTGGCCACAATGCCATTATCGGTCGTTCTGGAACACAA is a window of Pochonia chlamydosporia 170 chromosome 5, whole genome shotgun sequence DNA encoding:
- a CDS encoding fungal specific transcription factor (similar to Neosartorya fischeri NRRL 181 XP_001262172.1) is translated as MTDSVSNRRKKTRCPAEKPACSSCVRLKQPCSYPPVVKASRSGRSEERLAHLEEKLDLLLTGRLPSQSSSQEQASDDVSNFSEKSHSATPPARENQNAFPFSSQQPLPNPFANEVSQLRPGHSDIALGIRLYFEFCHRQPIWCFERDEVRDISSLTDELACSILAVTSRFSRKGDELQVYGDNARSMIMIRIANGSVGLPTIESLCLLSYSSFIDGNVHLGQFHLGLALQLCRSAMLDIDAGYTMDDITSQRKKRVFWSLQVLDQYHGRQTGVLSAPTEIWRQSYGSNSADHRHPMEPDPKVPPLPIDDLGHTIPSEPGIWNTSVHLGWVWSRVRKYVSDCAQGIFREPWRRDSMYATVLSDFMEAENRIPMCHRYDSVKFYERKMEDLKMNRDYWATWLKEQFTYHAIPTVLNHPFLYIVGAQHNPNLAIPNTFWRRSSELALIHSTWIVRMIDMVLDKQVHLTDPFFGHIAAIAATVHLYYCCAAAAKLKHKSNADFAKCRRFLKGFIPFSPACRALDRNLDKMTRIAAGSESNDVEDWMPSRIYLSVPLMWNILQFNCTADSREFSHTGLLDPSLALTVAREDEDEATTLDIIVATSPEITVNTADGGQDAPTLPFKGTVNSSPSSTRETVFNELSAEQADSLTFNTTPWLYADPSQFDSMTDLVYHDPRPSIGSSRDTRWWEGGNMNDSIFSHI
- a CDS encoding ring hydroxylating alpha subunit (catalytic domain) domain-containing protein, whose product is MAPSFLKGYFGFGGNSTVDELEEGKNPIRALPASWYTSPELYELERRAIFSKKWLLTTHKIRLANQGDWLRYDVAGYQFIITKDRQDNINAFHNVCRHRAFPIVTKETGHNSVLACKYHGWSYGLNGKLAKAPGYQDMEDFDKSKNGLFPLHVHVDKNGFIWVNMDANAVPEISWEQDFDGVDEQPRFNNYNFDDYVFDHSWEMEGDYNWKILADNYNECYHCKTTHPDIPTIADLNSYYVETKGCHIQHFGNPKPEQIARGLNVASTYFFPNASMNVSPHFFFMQRFVPLSPGKAIMKYEVYRNKNSSDEDFKLIDDMYKRIMSEDKVLCANAQKNINTGVFINGEMHPKMEKGPLYFQKLVRELLTEHHQLETEVGEEVWPARQTLPKSAVAAEKDVNFCSAVDCCKINRVAVEV